One genomic window of Parcubacteria group bacterium includes the following:
- a CDS encoding CTP synthase, whose protein sequence is MTNTRYLFVVGGVMSSVGKGIASASIGKILQSRGFSVSIIKCDMYVNIDAGTMRPTEHGEVFVGDDGIEADQDLGTYERFVDQVSTRLHYITTGQVYQEVIRRERNLEYGGEDVEVVPDIPDEILRRINLVVKKDKSDFVIVEIGGTVGEYQNVLFLEAARMMKLKARENVLFALVSYLPIPPMVGEMKSKPTQYAARTLNGAGIQADFIICRSEQPLDKKRREKIATFCNVSAENAISAPDVRSVYDVPVNFAKERLDEKILKAFGLAPRRRNMKEWRALARQIRRLKREAKIAVVGKYFGTGDFELADSYISVIEAAKHACWAANVRPNFTWVDSEDYEKDPKAVKELAQFDGVIVPGGFGTRGIEGIISAIKYVRTHHIPYLGLCYGMQLATIEFSRHVAGIKGATTAEQDPGAKHQVIHIMPDQEKKLLARDYGATMRLGSWPAKLVRGSKVQKAYGKSRIDERHRHRYEFNNAYRKRLEAAGLVISGTSPDNRIVEIIELKNHPFFVGTQFHPEFKSRPFKPHPLFREFVKASLRKRR, encoded by the coding sequence ATGACTAACACCAGGTATCTATTTGTAGTCGGGGGGGTGATGAGCTCCGTGGGCAAGGGCATTGCGAGCGCCAGTATCGGAAAAATTTTGCAGTCCCGCGGCTTTAGCGTTTCCATCATCAAGTGCGACATGTACGTGAACATTGACGCCGGCACCATGCGTCCCACGGAGCACGGCGAAGTGTTTGTGGGGGACGACGGCATTGAGGCGGACCAGGACCTGGGCACGTACGAGCGGTTCGTGGACCAGGTGTCCACCCGGCTGCACTACATCACGACCGGGCAGGTGTACCAGGAGGTGATCCGGCGCGAGCGCAATTTGGAGTACGGCGGCGAAGACGTGGAAGTGGTGCCCGACATTCCGGATGAGATTTTGCGGCGCATCAATCTGGTGGTGAAAAAAGACAAGAGCGACTTTGTGATAGTTGAAATCGGGGGAACCGTAGGAGAGTACCAGAACGTGCTTTTTTTGGAAGCGGCGCGCATGATGAAGCTCAAAGCCCGCGAGAACGTGCTGTTTGCCCTGGTGTCGTATCTGCCCATTCCGCCCATGGTCGGAGAGATGAAGTCCAAGCCCACGCAGTACGCGGCGCGCACCCTGAACGGGGCCGGCATCCAGGCGGATTTTATCATCTGCCGGAGCGAACAGCCCTTGGACAAAAAGCGGCGCGAGAAAATTGCCACGTTCTGCAACGTGAGCGCGGAGAACGCCATTAGCGCGCCGGACGTGCGGTCCGTGTACGACGTGCCGGTCAACTTCGCCAAAGAGCGCCTGGACGAAAAAATTTTGAAAGCGTTTGGATTGGCGCCGCGCCGCCGCAATATGAAGGAGTGGCGCGCCTTGGCGCGCCAGATCAGGCGCCTGAAGCGCGAGGCCAAAATCGCGGTGGTGGGCAAGTATTTCGGCACCGGGGATTTTGAGCTGGCTGATTCTTACATCTCAGTGATAGAAGCCGCAAAGCACGCGTGCTGGGCCGCGAACGTGCGCCCGAATTTTACCTGGGTTGATTCCGAGGACTATGAAAAAGACCCCAAGGCCGTAAAAGAGCTCGCGCAATTTGACGGGGTCATTGTCCCCGGAGGGTTTGGCACGCGCGGCATTGAGGGCATTATCTCCGCGATCAAGTACGTGCGCACGCACCACATTCCGTACCTGGGCTTATGCTATGGCATGCAGCTTGCCACCATTGAGTTTTCCCGCCACGTTGCGGGCATCAAGGGCGCAACCACGGCAGAGCAGGATCCGGGCGCCAAACATCAAGTCATCCACATCATGCCGGACCAGGAGAAAAAGCTCCTGGCGCGCGACTATGGGGCAACTATGCGCCTGGGCAGCTGGCCCGCCAAGCTCGTGCGCGGCTCAAAAGTCCAAAAGGCGTATGGAAAAAGCAGGATTGACGAACGCCACCGCCACCGCTATGAGTTCAACAACGCGTACCGCAAGCGGCTTGAGGCGGCGGGGCTCGTGATCTCCGGGACGAGCCCGGACAACCGGATCGTGGAAATTATTGAACTCAAAAACCATCCGTTTTTCGTGGGCACGCAGTTTCATCCGGAATTCAAGTCCAGGCCTTTCAAACCGCACCCGCTGTTCCGCGAGTTTGTGAAAGCGAGCTTGAGGAAGCGGAGATAG
- the rplI gene encoding 50S ribosomal protein L9, which yields MKIILIKPVHNLGAAGDIVEVAPGYARNFLIGQGLAREATADAIAHAQAVRHKRAAKREQSDAAKNKIRGALEGQTILIRAPANEEGHLFGGIGPKEIAESIAKRKKLVLDPKAIRLVHHLKTLGKHEVVVDLGAGEPITIIVDIARND from the coding sequence ATGAAAATCATACTTATCAAACCAGTTCATAATCTTGGGGCGGCAGGGGATATTGTTGAGGTTGCTCCCGGGTATGCTAGGAATTTCCTCATTGGGCAGGGGTTGGCGCGGGAGGCTACGGCTGATGCGATTGCCCACGCGCAGGCGGTCCGCCACAAGCGGGCAGCCAAGCGGGAACAGTCTGATGCGGCCAAGAACAAAATCCGTGGCGCGCTTGAGGGCCAAACCATCCTCATCCGGGCTCCGGCCAACGAGGAAGGCCATTTATTCGGGGGCATCGGGCCCAAGGAAATCGCTGAATCAATCGCCAAACGCAAGAAATTGGTCCTAGACCCAAAGGCTATCCGACTTGTCCACCACCTCAAGACTTTGGGCAAGCATGAGGTTGTGGTAGACTTAGGGGCGGGAGAGCCTATAACCATAATCGTGGATATTGCGCGTAATGACTAA
- a CDS encoding S41 family peptidase: protein MLFLKKYKIIFISVAIIAAAFAGGFYAGKSKREITVVNEKGEPIASGEVTIRPSEVKEYLGKDVDFDLFTQVWGLIRGKYVDQPVSETKLFYGALRGMVAALDDPYSVFLEPQVSEEFTESLNGRFEGIGAEIAIKHDLLTVVAPLSGSPAQSAGLKAQDVITQIDGKGTAELTLDEAVNRIRGEKGTTVTLTIAREGADDLFDIAIVRDTIKIESVSWQMEEGSIARITMRNFNADTTRAFKAIQREVVSEHPEGIIFDLRNNPGGFLQTSIDVASAWIAEGETVVIERSVDGSTTYAATGSALFAGIPTVVLVNGGSASASEIVAGALQDYGFGRVIGEQTFGKGSVQVLEELPDGSSVKFTVAKWFTPKNRSINEEGIAPDEVVELSEEDFGEDKDPQMDRALEYLRK from the coding sequence ATGCTTTTTTTGAAAAAATACAAAATCATTTTCATCAGCGTGGCTATCATCGCCGCCGCGTTTGCGGGCGGCTTTTATGCGGGAAAGAGCAAGCGCGAAATCACGGTGGTGAACGAAAAAGGCGAACCGATTGCGTCCGGTGAAGTCACCATCCGGCCGAGCGAGGTCAAGGAGTACCTGGGAAAGGACGTTGACTTTGATTTGTTCACCCAGGTCTGGGGGTTAATTCGCGGGAAGTACGTGGACCAGCCCGTTTCCGAAACCAAGCTCTTCTATGGAGCGCTGCGCGGCATGGTGGCTGCTTTGGATGACCCGTACTCCGTGTTTTTAGAGCCCCAGGTATCTGAAGAGTTTACCGAATCATTAAACGGCCGGTTTGAGGGCATTGGCGCTGAAATCGCCATCAAGCATGACCTTTTGACTGTGGTGGCGCCCCTTTCCGGATCCCCGGCCCAAAGCGCGGGCCTGAAAGCCCAGGATGTTATCACTCAAATTGACGGAAAGGGAACCGCGGAGCTGACGCTTGATGAGGCAGTGAACCGCATCCGGGGCGAGAAGGGCACGACTGTGACGCTCACCATCGCGCGCGAGGGCGCGGACGATTTGTTTGATATCGCCATTGTCCGCGACACCATTAAAATAGAGAGCGTTTCCTGGCAGATGGAAGAGGGTTCAATCGCCCGCATCACGATGCGGAATTTTAACGCGGACACCACGCGCGCGTTCAAGGCGATCCAGCGCGAGGTGGTGAGCGAGCATCCGGAAGGCATCATTTTTGACCTGCGGAACAATCCGGGCGGGTTTCTGCAGACCTCCATTGACGTGGCAAGCGCCTGGATTGCCGAGGGGGAGACCGTGGTGATTGAGCGCTCGGTGGACGGGTCCACCACGTACGCGGCAACCGGCAGCGCGCTCTTTGCGGGCATTCCCACTGTGGTTTTAGTGAACGGCGGCAGCGCTTCTGCTTCCGAGATTGTCGCCGGAGCCTTGCAGGATTACGGGTTTGGCCGCGTCATCGGTGAGCAGACGTTCGGCAAGGGGTCGGTGCAGGTGCTGGAGGAGCTGCCGGACGGCTCCAGCGTCAAGTTTACGGTGGCTAAGTGGTTTACCCCCAAGAACCGGTCCATCAATGAGGAGGGCATTGCTCCGGACGAGGTGGTTGAGCTTTCCGAAGAAGATTTCGGCGAGGACAAGGATCCGCAGATGGACAGGGCTTTGGAATATTTGCGGAAATAG
- the murA gene encoding UDP-N-acetylglucosamine 1-carboxyvinyltransferase, translating to MPTFIINGGRELSGAWRVQGMKNAATPALAATLLSAEPSRIRNIPRISDISHMLAILEDLGARVAWEDEHTATISTPDIKKHEMDYLLTKRMRSSVLFMGPLLGALGTVRMPEPGGCNIGNRPLDAHLKGFEALGASVARGQDAYYTITGDFLQGGEVELIERSVTATENMLMLAASIPDETTITNAAREPHVACLCAMLSQMGAEITGAGTNTITVKGSKNLKGVDVELIPDQIEIGTIAVLAALCGGEVAIAPVVPRDVSIIKEKLVEAGVSITESGSEWRVRGSAGGLKGFEIITAPHPGFPTDLQAPFGVLATQAHGESRIQDPMYENRLGYVEELGRMGASAEIKDSHTALITGPTQLSGGAFDSLDLRAGATLIIAGLVASGRTMVKGAEIIDRGYEKIDERLRLLGADITRVE from the coding sequence ATGCCAACATTCATCATCAATGGGGGGAGAGAGCTCTCGGGCGCGTGGCGCGTGCAGGGAATGAAGAACGCGGCCACGCCCGCGCTCGCCGCAACCCTGCTCTCGGCCGAGCCTTCACGCATCCGCAATATACCGCGAATCTCGGACATTAGCCACATGCTCGCGATTTTGGAAGATCTGGGCGCGCGCGTCGCCTGGGAGGATGAGCACACGGCCACCATCTCAACACCTGATATCAAAAAACATGAGATGGACTATCTGCTCACCAAGCGCATGCGCTCGTCCGTGCTTTTTATGGGGCCTTTGCTCGGGGCGCTCGGTACCGTGCGCATGCCCGAGCCCGGGGGATGCAACATCGGCAACCGGCCCCTGGATGCCCATCTCAAAGGCTTTGAAGCGCTGGGAGCTTCTGTTGCGCGTGGGCAAGATGCATACTATACCATTACCGGCGATTTTTTGCAAGGCGGTGAAGTTGAGCTCATTGAGCGGTCTGTGACCGCAACCGAAAACATGCTCATGCTCGCGGCGAGCATTCCGGATGAAACAACCATCACGAACGCGGCGCGCGAGCCGCACGTGGCGTGCTTGTGCGCTATGCTCTCCCAGATGGGCGCCGAGATCACAGGCGCCGGGACCAACACCATCACCGTCAAAGGATCAAAAAACCTGAAAGGCGTTGATGTTGAACTGATCCCGGACCAGATTGAAATCGGCACCATTGCCGTGCTTGCAGCCTTGTGCGGCGGGGAAGTTGCCATCGCTCCCGTGGTCCCCCGGGATGTCTCAATCATCAAAGAGAAGCTGGTAGAGGCAGGCGTATCCATCACCGAGAGCGGGAGCGAGTGGCGGGTGAGAGGTTCGGCTGGCGGCCTCAAAGGATTTGAAATTATCACTGCCCCGCACCCCGGGTTTCCGACTGATCTGCAGGCCCCGTTCGGCGTGCTCGCAACCCAGGCGCATGGCGAGAGCCGCATCCAAGACCCCATGTACGAAAACCGCTTGGGGTATGTGGAAGAGCTCGGGCGCATGGGCGCTTCGGCGGAGATCAAAGACTCGCATACAGCGCTCATCACCGGCCCTACCCAGCTCTCCGGCGGCGCGTTTGACAGCCTTGATCTGCGCGCCGGCGCAACGCTCATTATCGCGGGTTTGGTTGCATCCGGGCGCACCATGGTCAAGGGCGCTGAAATCATTGATAGGGGGTATGAGAAAATAGACGAGCGCTTGCGGCTCTTGGGTGCGGATATTACGAGGGTTGAGTAG
- a CDS encoding PEGA domain-containing protein codes for MTLTTRRILYSTFAAIFFLAAPPLVLYTAGFRYDFEYRRVVETGSLVVKSDPSDATVRLNGELRKEPTPTIINTILPGKIKLLVEKEGYHSWEKEIEIKPRVTSFEEDITLFAQSAPEALAGEAITQYWWNRNQDKFAYATTGRTLRLFNALNQKDELIANLGPIGSTELSWSEHEDAFFFTRQNGRGKEEVIIVNTGSPERIIPVASLASTAVGQIQWDPKTRASLYARTQSGAIVRLNYLLATEYRVADGPIASFLAEKNRIIMISEPGSGNSLSQLSWINPTDQGTVHLVPGAPRRPGYRIIPTNSQYIALARPETRELIIIDPTVKQGTAIAEPVAISGVVEYVFAENGSAVVYSDGFGMYARSLTTPLSVLPAAYEKSTLVTRYSKPVRSLAVSADGRHVFYMVSGELRVNEVAAASDPRSTTLLSLSAEEAGGAPEISGLRYDELGNALTFIGANGTLQTLALSREDNRAFPFGN; via the coding sequence ATGACGTTAACTACCCGGAGAATCCTCTATAGTACATTTGCGGCCATCTTCTTCCTGGCGGCTCCGCCGCTCGTCTTGTATACCGCGGGATTCCGGTATGATTTTGAGTACCGCCGGGTCGTTGAAACCGGCAGCCTCGTGGTTAAATCCGACCCCTCGGATGCAACCGTGCGCCTGAACGGCGAACTGCGGAAAGAACCCACCCCAACAATCATTAATACTATACTACCTGGAAAAATAAAGCTACTCGTGGAAAAGGAGGGGTACCACTCGTGGGAAAAGGAGATAGAAATCAAGCCCCGCGTTACGAGCTTTGAGGAGGACATCACCTTGTTCGCCCAAAGCGCTCCGGAGGCGCTCGCGGGAGAGGCAATAACGCAGTACTGGTGGAACCGGAATCAGGATAAGTTTGCCTACGCAACAACCGGGCGCACCCTGCGCCTCTTTAACGCGCTCAACCAAAAAGATGAGCTCATCGCGAACCTGGGACCCATCGGCAGCACTGAACTTTCCTGGTCCGAGCACGAAGACGCGTTCTTCTTCACGCGGCAGAACGGACGGGGGAAGGAAGAAGTTATCATCGTAAACACCGGGTCTCCGGAGCGCATCATTCCGGTGGCAAGCCTTGCGAGTACAGCGGTTGGGCAGATCCAGTGGGACCCCAAAACCAGGGCATCCTTGTACGCCCGAACCCAATCCGGGGCCATCGTGCGCCTCAACTACCTGCTCGCAACCGAATACCGGGTCGCGGACGGCCCAATTGCGAGTTTTCTCGCGGAAAAAAACAGGATCATCATGATCTCCGAACCCGGAAGCGGCAACAGCCTCTCCCAGCTCTCCTGGATCAATCCAACTGACCAGGGAACCGTGCACCTGGTTCCGGGCGCGCCGCGGCGCCCGGGCTACCGCATCATCCCAACCAACTCACAGTATATAGCTCTCGCGCGCCCGGAAACGCGCGAACTCATCATCATTGACCCCACCGTCAAACAGGGCACGGCAATCGCGGAACCAGTGGCCATCTCCGGGGTGGTTGAGTACGTGTTTGCCGAGAACGGCAGCGCGGTGGTGTACTCGGACGGGTTTGGCATGTACGCGCGCTCTCTCACCACACCGCTCTCCGTGCTCCCGGCCGCGTACGAAAAGAGCACCCTGGTAACGCGCTACTCAAAACCGGTCCGATCGCTCGCGGTCTCTGCGGACGGCCGGCACGTATTCTACATGGTTTCCGGCGAGCTCCGGGTGAATGAGGTGGCCGCAGCAAGCGACCCGCGCTCAACCACCCTGCTTTCCTTGTCCGCCGAAGAGGCGGGGGGCGCACCCGAAATAAGCGGCCTTAGGTATGATGAGCTAGGCAACGCGCTCACCTTTATTGGCGCAAACGGCACATTACAAACGCTCGCCCTCTCCCGAGAGGACAACCGAGCCTTCCCGTTTGGCAATTAA
- a CDS encoding NTP transferase domain-containing protein, which produces MKGIILAGGSGTRLSPLTKVTSKQLLPIYNKPMIYYPLETLMRGGITEILIITAPDRAGDFLRLLGSGRELGAKFTYEIQDNPEGLPQAFAIGENFIGDDSVALILGDNIFEDDFSEQIKGFKTGGHVFAKKVPDPERFGVVKFSEAGVAEQIVEKPKEHISDYAVTGLYLYDNRVVAAAKNLAKSARGEYEIVDLHNFYLQKGELTVSAVSGAWLDAGTFDSLLEANLLIAKREGSVVLSGEGERL; this is translated from the coding sequence ATGAAAGGAATTATACTGGCAGGAGGCTCTGGGACGCGGCTTTCTCCGCTCACCAAAGTTACGTCAAAGCAGCTTTTGCCCATCTATAACAAGCCCATGATCTACTACCCGCTGGAGACGCTCATGCGGGGCGGGATTACGGAAATCCTCATTATCACGGCGCCGGACCGGGCCGGCGACTTTTTGCGCTTGCTCGGTAGCGGCCGCGAGTTGGGCGCAAAGTTCACCTACGAAATCCAGGACAATCCCGAAGGCCTGCCCCAGGCGTTCGCCATCGGAGAGAACTTCATCGGCGATGATTCGGTTGCCCTGATCCTCGGGGACAACATTTTTGAGGATGATTTCTCGGAACAGATCAAAGGGTTCAAAACAGGCGGGCACGTGTTCGCCAAAAAGGTGCCTGATCCGGAACGGTTCGGGGTGGTCAAGTTCAGCGAAGCGGGCGTTGCAGAACAAATCGTGGAAAAGCCCAAAGAGCATATCTCGGACTACGCCGTGACCGGGCTCTACCTCTACGACAACCGCGTGGTAGCTGCCGCAAAAAATCTCGCCAAATCCGCCCGCGGCGAGTACGAGATCGTTGACCTCCATAATTTTTATCTCCAAAAAGGCGAGCTTACGGTGAGCGCCGTAAGCGGCGCGTGGCTTGATGCCGGAACCTTTGATTCGCTCCTGGAAGCGAACCTCTTAATTGCCAAACGGGAAGGCTCGGTTGTCCTCTCGGGAGAGGGCGAGCGTTTGTAA
- the rfbD gene encoding dTDP-4-dehydrorhamnose reductase, which yields MKTLIIGAKGMLGQELAKAFADWEPVLWDLDEIDITDQSQVNGKVEALAPELIINAAAYTNVDACEENEALATKVNGEAVGHLADVASRLGATLVHYSTDYVFDGTEQGGYTEDDEPNPINAYGRSKLAGERELLSLIREPPLNPPLGKGGRIYIIRTAWLYGHGGKNFVETMLALADQGGPIKVVDDQIGSPTHAPDLAAATRALVASKAAPGIYHRTNSGTTNWYGFAKEIFTVFNRDVDLQPCKTAEYPRPAKRPSYSVLQSTKLPPLRAWQDALREYASFRH from the coding sequence ATGAAAACACTTATCATCGGAGCAAAAGGAATGCTTGGCCAGGAATTGGCAAAAGCGTTTGCGGATTGGGAGCCTGTGCTGTGGGATTTGGATGAGATTGACATTACAGACCAGAGCCAGGTGAACGGCAAAGTTGAGGCGCTCGCCCCGGAACTCATTATCAATGCCGCGGCATACACGAACGTGGACGCATGCGAGGAGAACGAAGCGCTCGCCACAAAAGTCAATGGCGAGGCAGTGGGGCACCTTGCGGATGTTGCGTCGCGGCTCGGCGCGACACTGGTGCACTATTCAACGGATTACGTGTTTGACGGCACAGAGCAGGGAGGGTATACGGAAGATGACGAGCCGAATCCGATTAACGCATACGGACGGTCAAAACTTGCCGGAGAGCGGGAGTTATTGTCGCTTATCAGAGAACCCCCCCTTAATCCCCCCCTTGGTAAGGGGGGGAGAATATATATCATCCGCACCGCTTGGCTGTATGGGCATGGAGGCAAGAATTTTGTGGAAACCATGCTCGCGCTCGCGGACCAGGGCGGGCCAATCAAAGTCGTTGATGACCAGATCGGGTCTCCCACGCATGCCCCGGACTTGGCGGCCGCTACGCGCGCGCTCGTAGCGTCAAAGGCTGCGCCAGGCATCTACCATCGCACCAACAGCGGAACCACAAACTGGTATGGATTTGCAAAAGAGATATTTACGGTGTTTAATAGGGATGTTGATTTACAGCCGTGCAAAACCGCGGAGTATCCGCGCCCGGCAAAGCGGCCCAGCTATTCCGTGTTGCAGTCAACAAAACTTCCGCCCCTGCGAGCGTGGCAGGATGCGTTGCGAGAGTACGCGTCATTTCGTCATTAA
- the rfbB gene encoding dTDP-glucose 4,6-dehydratase produces the protein MKLLVTGGAGFIGSNFIRYILKNYPEDSVLNFDKLTYAGNLENLQEFKDDKRYSFIKGDVCDYDAVAGASGGVDAVVHFAAESHVDRSIHSSHEFIQTNVFGTQVVIDAVRELGVKKMILISTDEVYGDVEAPRKSKDGDAFKPSSPYSASKAAAESLAIAAIRTHEAPIIITRCTNNYGHYQFPEKLVPLFITNLIEGKKVPLYDGGTQIRDWLFVTDHCSAIDLVLRKGALGEAYDIAAENEPEVTNAEITEMVFELLGQNKDMIEPVSGLRPGHDQRYAVDSSKVRALGWKPSVSLAEGLKQTVKWYQDNEDWWKRVKSGDYQTYYQEHYHP, from the coding sequence ATGAAATTATTAGTCACCGGAGGAGCTGGATTTATCGGCTCCAACTTTATCCGCTACATTCTCAAGAACTATCCAGAAGATAGCGTGTTAAATTTTGACAAGCTGACCTACGCGGGCAACCTTGAAAATCTGCAGGAGTTTAAGGATGACAAGCGGTACTCTTTCATAAAAGGCGATGTGTGCGACTATGATGCGGTCGCTGGCGCATCAGGAGGGGTTGATGCGGTGGTGCACTTTGCGGCGGAGTCGCACGTTGACCGCTCCATCCACTCAAGCCATGAGTTCATCCAAACCAACGTGTTTGGCACGCAGGTGGTGATAGATGCAGTGCGCGAGCTGGGCGTCAAAAAAATGATTCTCATCAGCACGGACGAAGTTTACGGCGACGTGGAGGCGCCGCGCAAGTCAAAAGACGGAGACGCATTCAAACCATCCTCGCCCTATTCCGCGTCCAAGGCTGCCGCGGAATCTTTGGCAATCGCGGCAATACGCACGCACGAGGCGCCCATCATAATTACGCGGTGCACCAACAACTACGGGCACTACCAGTTTCCGGAAAAATTGGTGCCGCTCTTCATCACCAATCTGATTGAAGGCAAAAAAGTCCCTTTGTACGATGGGGGTACGCAAATCAGGGACTGGCTGTTCGTCACCGACCATTGCAGCGCTATTGACCTCGTGTTGCGCAAGGGCGCGCTCGGCGAGGCATACGATATTGCCGCAGAAAACGAGCCTGAAGTCACGAACGCTGAAATCACTGAAATGGTTTTTGAGCTGTTGGGCCAGAATAAAGACATGATTGAGCCGGTAAGCGGCTTGCGGCCCGGGCATGACCAGCGCTATGCAGTTGACTCCTCAAAAGTCCGGGCCTTGGGCTGGAAGCCGTCCGTGTCGTTGGCGGAAGGCCTCAAGCAAACCGTCAAATGGTATCAAGACAATGAAGACTGGTGGAAGCGCGTGAAAAGCGGGGATTACCAGACATATTATCAAGAGCACTATCACCCATGA
- a CDS encoding carbohydrate kinase family protein translates to MNIAVTGSLAYDRIMDFNDRFRNHIIPDKIHMLNVSFVLERLEEKFGGTAGNIAYNLKLLGFDPVIIGSVGKDFGRYAEYLKSLSIGTSHITTHEDEYTAVATIITDLDDNQISAFYPGALGRGGESGIPRQFGRGDFLVVAASSKQEIIKRCKEARDRKIPYLFDPGQQMTALSTEELLYGAETAAIAIFNDYEWQMFREKAGVELEDLTSKGTVVMVTQGAQGSVIYSKDLDYDLEIGAAKPREVIDPTGAGDAFRAGIVAGYMNEWSWKETGQVAATIASYAVEKYGTQEHCFTMREFKERYKKNFNAESPLV, encoded by the coding sequence ATGAACATCGCGGTAACCGGATCGCTCGCGTACGACCGGATCATGGATTTTAACGACCGCTTCCGGAACCACATCATTCCGGATAAAATCCACATGCTGAATGTGTCGTTTGTGCTGGAGCGGCTGGAGGAAAAGTTCGGGGGCACGGCCGGCAATATCGCGTACAACCTCAAGCTCCTGGGTTTTGATCCAGTCATCATCGGAAGCGTTGGGAAGGACTTCGGCAGGTACGCGGAGTACCTCAAGAGCCTTTCTATTGGCACGAGCCACATCACAACCCACGAGGATGAGTACACGGCGGTTGCTACCATCATCACTGATTTGGACGACAACCAGATCAGCGCGTTTTATCCGGGCGCGCTTGGCCGCGGCGGCGAATCCGGCATTCCGAGGCAGTTCGGCAGGGGCGATTTCCTGGTGGTGGCTGCTTCGTCCAAGCAGGAAATCATCAAGCGCTGCAAAGAGGCGCGCGACCGCAAGATCCCGTATTTGTTTGACCCCGGGCAGCAGATGACCGCGCTTTCCACAGAAGAGCTCTTGTACGGCGCCGAAACCGCGGCAATCGCGATTTTCAACGACTACGAGTGGCAGATGTTCCGCGAGAAGGCGGGTGTGGAGCTGGAAGATCTCACCAGCAAGGGAACCGTGGTTATGGTGACGCAGGGGGCTCAAGGCTCGGTGATCTATTCAAAAGACTTGGATTATGATTTGGAAATTGGGGCGGCAAAGCCTCGCGAGGTGATTGATCCGACCGGAGCCGGGGATGCGTTTCGCGCCGGAATCGTGGCCGGGTATATGAACGAGTGGAGCTGGAAGGAAACCGGGCAGGTCGCGGCAACTATTGCCTCATATGCGGTTGAGAAGTATGGCACCCAGGAGCATTGTTTTACCATGCGGGAGTTCAAGGAGCGGTACAAAAAGAATTTTAATGCGGAAAGCCCGTTAGTATGA
- a CDS encoding HIT family protein — MQDCIFCKIVSGDIPSHKVYEDREVLAFLDINPVNPGHTLVIPKAHHRDVLDMPPELGAKLMNAIQKIAPAVLAGVGADSFNLGVNNGSGAGQIVFHAHFHIMPRFAGDGHQLWHGTQTNQGELAKVAEDIKKNL, encoded by the coding sequence ATGCAGGATTGCATTTTTTGCAAAATAGTTTCCGGAGACATTCCGTCTCATAAGGTATATGAGGATAGAGAGGTGCTTGCGTTTTTGGACATCAATCCAGTAAATCCCGGGCACACGCTCGTGATTCCCAAAGCGCACCATAGAGATGTGCTGGATATGCCCCCGGAGCTTGGCGCCAAACTCATGAATGCCATCCAGAAAATCGCTCCCGCGGTTCTTGCGGGCGTTGGGGCTGACAGCTTCAACCTCGGCGTAAACAACGGGTCCGGAGCCGGACAGATTGTGTTCCACGCGCACTTCCATATCATGCCGCGGTTCGCCGGAGATGGGCATCAACTGTGGCACGGCACGCAGACCAATCAAGGCGAGCTTGCAAAGGTTGCGGAAGATATTAAGAAGAATCTCTAA
- a CDS encoding type II toxin-antitoxin system HicB family antitoxin, whose translation MSQTEGGYTVEVPDLPGCISEGDTLEQAKVNIREAIEVYIETLHERHKPIPV comes from the coding sequence ATGTCTCAAACAGAAGGCGGGTATACCGTGGAAGTCCCGGACCTTCCTGGATGCATTTCAGAGGGAGATACCTTGGAGCAGGCAAAGGTGAATATTCGTGAAGCTATTGAAGTTTATATTGAGACATTGCACGAGCGCCATAAGCCAATTCCAGTTTGA